Part of the Pseudomonas sp. P8_241 genome is shown below.
AACGCCGCCATCACGAAATCGATAGCACTTTTCACTCTCACCTACCTCCAATGACATGCGTGTTTCTCCTGACAACCTGGAGGTCTATATGTCGATTCGCAAGATCGTTCTACTTTCCTATCTGGGATTGGCACTCGCTGGGTGCGCTGGCTCAAGCCAGGAGCCCCCTCCCACCACCATGCAAGTCGACCTGCAAAAATACCAGGGCACCTGGTACGAGCAGGCCAGGTTGCCTATGTTCTTTCAGCGCAATTGCCAGCAGTCAGAAGCGCATTATGGTCTACGTGATGATGGTCGCATTGACGTCACCAATCGTTGCAGGGAACAGGATGGCGAGTGGAAAGAGGTACGCGGAATTGCCGAATCGCAGCAGCCAGGTAAGACAGACAAACTGTGGGTGCAATTTGATAACTGGTTCAGCCGCATTGCACCAGGAATAACCAAAGGTGAGTATTGGGTGCTTTACCACGACCCCGCCTACCAGTTCGCACTGGTCGGCCACCCGAACCGAGAATATCTATGGGTGATTTCACGCGCATCTGAAATTAACGGCGTCAAACGCGAACAGCTGC
Proteins encoded:
- a CDS encoding lipocalin family protein, producing the protein MSIRKIVLLSYLGLALAGCAGSSQEPPPTTMQVDLQKYQGTWYEQARLPMFFQRNCQQSEAHYGLRDDGRIDVTNRCREQDGEWKEVRGIAESQQPGKTDKLWVQFDNWFSRIAPGITKGEYWVLYHDPAYQFALVGHPNREYLWVISRASEINGVKREQLLKIAQRQGYDTSKLIWRPADPTKP